One segment of Ascidiaceihabitans donghaensis DNA contains the following:
- a CDS encoding acyl-CoA dehydrogenase family protein, whose translation MIYGQTDEQLMIADTVRSFVEKEIYPHEELVERTGEVPAEIAQDIKQKTIDLGFYACNFPESVGCAGLNHVEFALVERELGRGSMALNHFFGRPQNILMACEGEQVERYLMPAVRGERMDALAMTEPGAGSDVRGMKCTAVRDGGDWVVNGTKHFISGAEHADFIIVFIATGEDQTPKGPKKRITAFLVDRGTPGFVIRDGYKSVSHRGYKNMILEFDDCRLPDAQVLGEVDSGFEVMNTWLYATRITVATMSVGRARRAFDYALDYAAQREQFGQPIGKFQGVSFQLADMITEIDAADLLTLAAADRLDKGLPANREIASAKLYASEMLARVTDAAIQLHGGMGLMDDYPLERFWRDARVERIWDGTSEIQRHIISRDLLRPLGA comes from the coding sequence ATGATTTACGGCCAAACCGACGAACAATTGATGATCGCAGATACGGTACGCTCTTTTGTGGAAAAAGAGATTTACCCACATGAGGAACTGGTGGAGCGCACCGGCGAAGTGCCCGCCGAGATTGCGCAAGACATTAAGCAAAAGACCATTGATTTGGGATTTTACGCCTGCAACTTTCCCGAAAGCGTCGGGTGTGCGGGGTTGAACCACGTCGAATTTGCGCTGGTGGAACGGGAATTGGGGCGCGGGTCTATGGCGTTGAATCATTTCTTTGGTCGCCCGCAAAACATCTTGATGGCCTGTGAAGGTGAACAGGTGGAGCGCTATTTGATGCCAGCTGTGCGCGGCGAACGCATGGACGCGTTGGCGATGACTGAACCCGGGGCGGGGTCCGATGTGCGCGGCATGAAATGCACAGCGGTGCGCGATGGTGGCGACTGGGTGGTCAATGGCACCAAGCATTTCATCTCGGGGGCAGAACACGCGGATTTCATTATCGTGTTTATTGCCACCGGCGAAGATCAGACCCCTAAAGGCCCCAAGAAACGCATCACCGCGTTTTTGGTGGATCGCGGCACGCCGGGCTTTGTCATTCGTGACGGGTATAAGTCTGTCAGCCATCGCGGTTACAAAAACATGATTTTGGAATTTGACGATTGCCGTTTGCCAGACGCGCAGGTTCTGGGTGAAGTGGACAGTGGCTTTGAGGTGATGAACACATGGCTTTATGCTACCCGCATCACCGTCGCTACAATGTCGGTTGGACGGGCGCGCCGTGCGTTTGATTATGCTTTGGATTATGCGGCGCAACGCGAACAATTTGGACAACCCATTGGGAAGTTTCAGGGTGTCAGTTTCCAGTTGGCAGACATGATCACGGAAATTGACGCCGCCGATCTGCTGACGTTGGCTGCGGCGGATCGTCTGGACAAAGGGTTGCCTGCGAACCGCGAAATTGCGTCGGCTAAACTATACGCTTCAGAGATGTTGGCCCGTGTCACGGACGCTGCCATCCAGTTGCATGGCGGTATGGGTTTGATGGATGACTACCCGTTGGAGCGCTTTTGGCGCGATGCCCGCGTTGAGCGGATCTGGGACGGAACCTCCGAGATACAGCGTCACATCATCAGTCGTGATTTGTTGCGGCCTTTGGGCGCGTAA
- a CDS encoding acetate--CoA ligase family protein: MSDVSRLLRPKSIAVVGGGAWCAQIVLQCQQMGFSGDIWVVHPKGIEVHGIRAVPSLDDLPGCPDAVFLGVNRFLTIDLVAQLAGMGAAGAVCFASGFSEALAEDDAGADLQARLVKAAGAMPILGPNCYGFINAVDQALLWPDQHGCVPVDRGVAVLTQSSNIAINLTMQQRALPIAYMVACGNMAQTSQAQIAMALLDDPRVTVIGLHIEGFGDIAEWHALALKAASKGIPLLALKVGKSEQAQSATVSHTASLAGSDAGADALLRRFGIGRVHDVPTFLETLKLLHVAGPLDAPTLSSISCSGGEASLAADTAHGTSLSFPALQDDQKQALRSALGPMVALSNPLDYNTYVWRDTDAMTAAWLPMAADHIGLTLLIVDYPHTDATDWVCATDAAIAVREASGRPVAVVATLPELMPQDVAAQLMAAGVVPMNGLTEAIAAAQVAAALTDSVHEAPLPAGDDRDGALVSERDAKTMLQSFGVSVPQVFDTATGPEEHSGPFVVKGVGFAHKSEMDAVRLNVAKADLDAVAADIPGDDVLIEAMVTGAVAELLVGVVRDPAHGFVLTVGAGGVMTEILQDTQSLLIPSDAGTIKTALSRLKTFPLLTGFRGKPAADLDAVVAAIMGVQSFVVARHDRIEEVEINPLMCTSRAAIAADALIKISPERT, translated from the coding sequence ATGTCTGATGTTTCGCGATTGCTGCGCCCCAAGTCTATTGCTGTTGTTGGTGGTGGTGCCTGGTGCGCCCAGATTGTTTTGCAATGCCAGCAGATGGGGTTTTCTGGTGACATCTGGGTTGTGCACCCCAAGGGCATAGAGGTGCATGGTATCCGCGCTGTGCCGTCTTTGGATGACTTGCCTGGATGTCCGGACGCAGTGTTTCTGGGCGTGAACAGATTTCTGACCATTGATCTGGTTGCCCAACTGGCGGGCATGGGTGCAGCCGGTGCTGTCTGTTTTGCGTCCGGTTTTTCCGAGGCTTTGGCAGAGGATGACGCAGGCGCAGATTTACAGGCGCGTTTGGTAAAGGCCGCCGGCGCGATGCCGATTCTCGGACCCAATTGCTATGGCTTTATAAACGCGGTGGATCAGGCCCTTTTGTGGCCAGATCAACATGGGTGTGTGCCGGTTGATCGTGGCGTGGCAGTGCTGACGCAATCCTCTAATATCGCCATCAATTTGACCATGCAGCAGCGTGCCTTGCCGATTGCCTACATGGTGGCATGCGGAAACATGGCGCAAACGTCTCAAGCGCAGATTGCGATGGCCCTTTTGGATGATCCGCGCGTGACCGTGATCGGGCTGCACATCGAAGGGTTTGGTGACATAGCCGAATGGCACGCCCTTGCGCTGAAGGCCGCGTCCAAAGGCATTCCTTTGCTGGCGTTGAAAGTGGGGAAATCCGAGCAAGCGCAAAGCGCTACGGTTTCACACACGGCATCTTTGGCCGGAAGTGATGCGGGTGCGGACGCGTTGTTGCGCCGGTTCGGGATAGGCCGTGTACACGATGTTCCGACATTTCTAGAGACATTGAAACTGTTGCATGTGGCTGGTCCTTTGGATGCCCCTACGCTGTCGTCGATCAGTTGTTCTGGCGGTGAAGCCAGTCTGGCTGCTGATACGGCACACGGAACGTCTTTGTCATTTCCGGCTTTGCAAGATGATCAAAAGCAGGCTCTACGTAGCGCATTAGGCCCTATGGTCGCCTTGTCTAATCCGCTGGATTACAACACCTACGTATGGCGTGATACGGATGCCATGACGGCGGCTTGGTTGCCGATGGCTGCAGACCACATCGGGTTGACCTTGCTGATTGTGGATTATCCTCACACGGATGCCACCGATTGGGTCTGCGCCACGGACGCGGCAATTGCAGTGCGTGAGGCAAGCGGTCGTCCTGTGGCTGTTGTGGCCACATTGCCGGAATTAATGCCCCAGGATGTGGCCGCGCAATTGATGGCGGCTGGCGTCGTGCCCATGAACGGTCTGACAGAAGCTATTGCCGCAGCACAGGTGGCCGCCGCCTTGACGGATAGTGTCCATGAGGCGCCGTTGCCTGCTGGCGATGATCGTGATGGCGCATTGGTGTCCGAACGAGATGCCAAAACCATGCTGCAAAGCTTTGGTGTGTCTGTTCCGCAAGTGTTTGATACCGCCACCGGACCTGAGGAACACAGCGGCCCGTTTGTGGTCAAAGGTGTCGGTTTTGCCCATAAGTCGGAAATGGATGCGGTGCGTTTGAATGTTGCCAAAGCTGATCTGGACGCTGTCGCCGCGGATATACCGGGTGACGACGTTTTGATCGAAGCGATGGTAACAGGCGCGGTCGCGGAGCTGTTGGTTGGCGTGGTCCGGGACCCTGCGCATGGGTTTGTTTTGACGGTGGGTGCGGGCGGCGTCATGACAGAGATATTGCAAGATACGCAGTCGCTGTTGATCCCAAGTGATGCAGGCACAATAAAAACGGCTTTGTCGCGCCTAAAGACCTTTCCCTTGCTGACAGGGTTTCGGGGCAAACCGGCCGCCGACCTTGATGCAGTCGTTGCCGCAATTATGGGGGTTCAGTCCTTTGTGGTTGCCCGCCATGACAGAATTGAAGAAGTTGAAATCAATCCGTTGATGTGTACGTCCCGCGCAGCAATCGCGGCTGACGCTTTGATAAAAATTTCCCCTGAAAGGACCTAA
- a CDS encoding carnitinyl-CoA dehydratase, with the protein MSPIKTKREGAILEVTLDRPKANAIDLKTSVIMGQVFADFRDDPELRVAIITGGGDKFFCPGWDLKAAADGDEVDGDYGVGGFGGLQELRDLNKPVIAAVNGICCGGGLELALSADMILAADHASFALPEIRSGTVADAASVKLPKRIPYHIAMELLLTGRWFDPEEANRWGIVNEILPGDQLMDRAWELARLLASGPPLVYAAIKEIVRDAEDSKFQDTMNRITKRQLRSVDVLYASEDQLEGAKAFAEKRDPVWKGR; encoded by the coding sequence ATGTCACCGATCAAAACCAAGCGCGAGGGCGCGATTTTGGAGGTCACGCTGGACCGCCCGAAGGCCAATGCCATTGATTTGAAAACCAGCGTTATCATGGGGCAGGTCTTTGCCGATTTCCGTGATGATCCGGAGCTGCGCGTGGCCATCATCACCGGTGGTGGCGACAAGTTTTTCTGCCCAGGTTGGGATCTGAAAGCCGCCGCTGACGGGGATGAGGTTGACGGCGATTACGGTGTTGGCGGCTTTGGCGGGTTGCAGGAATTACGCGATCTGAACAAGCCTGTCATCGCGGCGGTCAACGGCATTTGCTGTGGCGGTGGTTTGGAGCTGGCGCTGAGTGCCGACATGATTTTGGCCGCCGACCATGCAAGCTTTGCTTTGCCAGAAATTCGGTCTGGCACCGTGGCCGACGCCGCCAGCGTGAAACTGCCAAAGCGTATCCCTTACCACATCGCCATGGAGCTGCTTTTGACGGGCCGTTGGTTTGATCCCGAAGAAGCCAACCGATGGGGCATCGTCAACGAAATCTTGCCGGGCGATCAATTGATGGACCGTGCCTGGGAACTGGCGCGGCTTCTCGCCTCTGGGCCGCCGCTTGTCTATGCCGCAATCAAGGAGATTGTGCGAGACGCCGAAGACAGCAAGTTCCAAGATACGATGAACCGCATTACCAAACGCCAACTGCGATCGGTTGATGTGCTTTATGCCTCAGAGGATCAGTTGGAAGGTGCGAAGGCGTTTGCCGAAAAACGTGATCCCGTCTGGAAGGGACGCTAG
- a CDS encoding class I SAM-dependent DNA methyltransferase: protein MTKPPSLDGAYDLKTPQDSIDLYAEWANTYDTDFADDHGYVLHAHVARAYVNAGGYQPVLDMGAGTGLCGQALRDRGLDALDATDISADMLKVAETKGLYQTLFVGDIIAGLDVADGAYAGAVSSGTFTHGHVGPEALDELLRVVRSGGVICISINTEHFAAHGFEAKLAALDPMCREISKVEVPIYEGGSGDHSNDTAFVTLIRKA from the coding sequence ATGACAAAACCACCTTCTTTGGATGGGGCCTATGACCTCAAGACACCGCAAGATTCGATAGACCTATATGCCGAATGGGCAAACACCTACGACACCGATTTTGCGGACGACCACGGCTATGTGCTGCATGCTCATGTGGCACGGGCCTATGTGAACGCGGGCGGCTATCAGCCGGTTCTGGATATGGGGGCGGGCACAGGATTGTGCGGTCAAGCGTTGCGCGACAGGGGTTTGGATGCTCTTGACGCTACAGATATTTCAGCTGACATGCTGAAGGTGGCAGAAACCAAAGGGCTGTATCAAACGCTGTTTGTTGGTGACATTATAGCCGGTCTTGATGTGGCGGACGGTGCGTATGCCGGTGCTGTCAGTTCCGGCACATTTACCCATGGACATGTCGGGCCAGAGGCACTGGACGAGCTGCTGCGTGTTGTACGGTCTGGCGGTGTGATCTGTATTTCCATCAACACAGAACACTTTGCCGCCCATGGATTCGAGGCTAAACTGGCAGCATTAGATCCTATGTGCCGTGAGATTTCCAAAGTGGAAGTGCCAATTTACGAAGGTGGCTCAGGCGATCACTCCAACGACACAGCCTTTGTGACCTTGATCCGGAAAGCCTAG
- a CDS encoding SDR family oxidoreductase codes for MTHTLLSFGHGYSARALTSLLQPHGWRIIATTRSAEKAKALAATGVEALIWPGTDMTEAIQSADHILISAGPDGDGDPVLTQWREAIAKHAAQIRWVGYLSTTGVYGDHGGGWVDENTPLQPSTKRGQYRKEAEEGWGAIPDLPLHIFRLAGIYGPGRGPFAKVRNGTARRIIKKDQVFSRTHVEDIAQILAASIGQPNPGAAYNVCDNDPAPPQDVIGHAAELLGLPIPEAVPFETAEMSPMARSFYAENKKVRNDRIKDELGVVLKYPTYREGLAALLALDA; via the coding sequence ATGACACACACTTTGCTTTCATTCGGGCACGGCTATTCGGCCCGCGCATTGACATCTTTGTTGCAGCCGCATGGGTGGCGCATCATCGCAACCACGCGCAGCGCTGAAAAGGCAAAAGCGTTGGCGGCAACGGGTGTGGAGGCATTGATCTGGCCGGGCACCGACATGACAGAGGCCATCCAAAGCGCGGACCACATCCTCATTTCTGCGGGACCGGATGGGGATGGCGATCCGGTTTTAACGCAATGGCGCGAGGCAATCGCAAAACATGCCGCGCAGATTCGGTGGGTGGGTTATCTTTCCACGACGGGTGTTTATGGCGATCACGGCGGGGGCTGGGTCGATGAAAATACGCCGCTTCAACCTTCGACCAAGCGCGGGCAGTACCGAAAAGAAGCAGAAGAAGGGTGGGGCGCCATTCCCGATCTGCCACTGCACATCTTCCGGTTGGCTGGAATTTACGGCCCCGGCCGTGGCCCTTTTGCCAAAGTGCGCAATGGCACCGCCCGCCGTATCATCAAAAAAGATCAGGTGTTTTCGAGAACCCATGTGGAAGACATCGCGCAAATTCTGGCTGCATCTATTGGGCAGCCCAATCCGGGGGCAGCCTACAATGTGTGCGACAATGACCCTGCGCCGCCCCAGGACGTGATTGGTCACGCGGCAGAGTTACTTGGATTGCCGATCCCCGAAGCAGTTCCCTTCGAGACGGCAGAGATGTCCCCGATGGCGCGCAGCTTCTACGCGGAAAACAAGAAAGTGCGCAACGACCGGATTAAAGATGAACTTGGCGTTGTGCTTAAATATCCGACGTACCGTGAAGGCTTGGCTGCTCTGTTGGCACTTGATGCTTAA
- a CDS encoding ion transporter, with protein MTLQDKTKAFLARPGVSNFIVGVILFNAVILGLETSKPVMAVAGDFILLLDKICLSIFVLELLAKLFAYRLTFFRNGWNVFDFVIVGISLAPVGEGFSALRALRILRALRVISAAPRLRRVVEGFITALPGMGSVFLLMALIFYIASVIATKMFGEVFPEWFGSLGQSAYSLFQIMTLESWSMGIVRPVMEVYEYAWVFFVPFIMVTTFAVVNLLVGLIVNSMQDAHAEESNAETGAYREEMIARLASLEAKLDALASVSQDPTDKPKDNK; from the coding sequence ATGACGTTGCAAGACAAAACCAAAGCCTTTCTGGCCCGCCCCGGGGTCAGCAACTTTATTGTTGGGGTGATCCTGTTCAATGCGGTCATTCTAGGGCTTGAGACTTCCAAGCCGGTCATGGCGGTTGCGGGTGATTTCATTCTGCTGCTGGATAAAATCTGCTTGTCGATTTTTGTGTTGGAACTTTTGGCCAAGCTTTTCGCTTATCGTCTTACGTTTTTCCGCAACGGTTGGAATGTCTTCGACTTTGTCATCGTTGGTATTTCGCTGGCCCCCGTTGGCGAAGGGTTCTCGGCGTTGCGCGCGTTGCGTATTTTGCGGGCTTTGCGTGTCATATCCGCCGCCCCCCGCCTGCGCCGCGTTGTCGAAGGCTTCATCACGGCTTTGCCCGGCATGGGGTCGGTGTTTTTATTGATGGCGCTGATCTTCTACATCGCGTCTGTGATCGCGACCAAGATGTTTGGCGAAGTGTTTCCGGAATGGTTTGGCAGCCTTGGACAGTCCGCCTATTCGTTGTTCCAGATCATGACATTGGAAAGCTGGTCCATGGGGATCGTGCGTCCCGTCATGGAAGTTTATGAATACGCTTGGGTCTTCTTTGTGCCGTTCATCATGGTCACGACATTTGCGGTTGTGAACCTGTTGGTGGGTTTGATCGTAAACTCGATGCAGGACGCCCATGCCGAAGAATCCAACGCCGAAACCGGAGCATACCGCGAAGAAATGATTGCCCGCCTTGCATCACTTGAGGCGAAACTGGATGCCTTAGCGTCCGTGTCGCAGGACCCAACCGACAAGCCCAAAGACAACAAGTAG
- the dxs gene encoding 1-deoxy-D-xylulose-5-phosphate synthase gives MSDLKNDRPNTPLLDTVQRPADLKRFSDAELIKIAQEVRSETVSAVSVTGGHLGAGLGVVELTVALHAVFNTPKDKIIWDVGHQCYPHKILTERRDRIRTLRQKDGLSGFTKRSESPYDPFGAAHSSTSISAALGFAVARDLGGNVPEGLGDAIAVIGDGSMSAGMAYEALNNAGHLKKRMIVILNDNEMSIAPPVGAMSSYLSRLYAEEPFQDLKAAAKGAISFLPEPFREGAKRAKDMLKGMTVGGTLFEQLGFSYLGPIDGHDMNQLLPVLRTVKDRATGPILIHVITKKGKGYAPAEEARDKGHGVSKFNVVTGEQKKAPSNAPSYTKVFAEHLLKEAADDDKICAVTAAMPDGTGLNLFAERYPSRCFDVGIAEQHGVTFAAALAAGGMKPFCAMYSTFLQRGYDQVVHDVAIQRLPVRFAIDRAGLVGADGATHAGAFDVAYLTNLPGFVVMAAADEAELAHMVATAAAHDDGPIAFRFPRGEGNGVDMPERGKPLEIGKGRMIRHGKQVALLSFGTRLAEVEKAAEALTAKGITPTIADARFAKPLDRDLILELAATHEALITIEEGAVGGFGSHVAQLLAEEGVFDTGLKYRSMVLPDTFIDHANPADMYADAKLNASDIEAKVLNTLGVATIGEARA, from the coding sequence ATGTCCGACCTGAAAAATGATCGCCCGAACACCCCGCTGCTGGACACTGTCCAACGTCCCGCAGACCTGAAACGGTTCTCTGATGCAGAGCTGATCAAAATTGCACAAGAGGTGCGTTCTGAAACGGTATCTGCGGTCTCTGTTACGGGGGGACACTTGGGTGCCGGCCTTGGTGTGGTCGAACTGACCGTCGCTTTGCACGCCGTGTTCAACACCCCCAAAGACAAGATTATCTGGGACGTGGGCCACCAGTGCTATCCACATAAAATCCTGACCGAACGACGCGATCGCATCCGCACATTGCGCCAAAAAGACGGGCTGAGCGGCTTCACCAAACGCTCTGAATCCCCCTACGATCCGTTCGGGGCCGCACATTCCTCAACGTCGATCTCTGCCGCTTTGGGTTTTGCCGTGGCGCGTGATTTGGGCGGCAACGTGCCCGAAGGCTTGGGCGACGCGATTGCCGTAATCGGTGACGGATCCATGAGTGCAGGCATGGCCTATGAGGCGTTAAACAACGCAGGCCATCTGAAAAAACGCATGATTGTGATCCTGAACGACAATGAAATGTCCATCGCCCCGCCTGTGGGTGCAATGTCCAGCTACCTCAGCCGTCTTTACGCGGAAGAGCCCTTTCAAGATCTGAAAGCCGCCGCCAAAGGGGCGATCAGCTTCTTGCCCGAACCATTCCGCGAAGGCGCAAAACGGGCCAAGGACATGCTAAAAGGCATGACCGTGGGCGGGACACTGTTCGAACAACTCGGGTTTTCATATCTTGGGCCCATCGACGGCCACGACATGAACCAGCTGCTGCCCGTCCTGCGCACTGTCAAAGACCGCGCCACCGGCCCTATTCTGATCCATGTCATCACCAAAAAAGGCAAGGGGTATGCCCCCGCCGAAGAAGCCCGCGACAAAGGTCACGGTGTGTCCAAGTTCAACGTGGTCACTGGCGAGCAGAAAAAGGCGCCGTCCAACGCGCCCAGCTACACCAAAGTATTTGCAGAACACCTGCTGAAAGAAGCCGCAGACGACGACAAAATCTGCGCTGTCACCGCAGCCATGCCCGATGGCACTGGGCTGAACCTGTTTGCTGAACGCTACCCGTCCCGCTGTTTCGATGTGGGCATCGCAGAGCAACACGGCGTGACATTTGCAGCGGCCCTTGCCGCGGGCGGGATGAAACCGTTTTGCGCGATGTACTCCACATTTTTGCAACGCGGCTACGATCAAGTTGTGCATGACGTTGCCATCCAGCGATTGCCCGTGCGCTTTGCCATCGACCGTGCCGGACTGGTGGGCGCAGACGGCGCGACACACGCAGGCGCATTTGACGTCGCATATCTGACGAACCTGCCCGGTTTCGTCGTGATGGCCGCAGCAGACGAGGCAGAACTGGCCCATATGGTCGCCACCGCCGCCGCCCACGATGACGGCCCAATTGCGTTCCGCTTCCCGCGTGGTGAAGGCAATGGCGTCGACATGCCCGAACGCGGCAAACCGTTGGAAATTGGCAAAGGCCGTATGATCCGACACGGTAAACAGGTGGCTTTACTGTCCTTTGGCACACGGCTGGCCGAAGTCGAAAAAGCAGCCGAAGCGCTGACCGCGAAGGGCATCACGCCCACCATTGCCGATGCGCGATTTGCAAAGCCACTGGACCGCGACCTAATCCTTGAATTGGCCGCTACCCACGAGGCGCTGATCACCATCGAAGAAGGTGCTGTGGGCGGGTTTGGTAGCCATGTTGCGCAATTGCTGGCCGAAGAAGGCGTGTTCGACACAGGGCTAAAATATCGTTCCATGGTCCTGCCAGACACATTCATCGACCATGCAAACCCCGCCGACATGTACGCCGACGCCAAGCTGAACGCGTCAGATATCGAAGCGAAAGTCCTAAACACTTTGGGCGTTGCAACGATTGGCGAAGCACGGGCCTGA
- a CDS encoding polyprenyl synthetase family protein, translated as MFQTRLKVCAAAVQAHFDTVLGRLDDLPVVQAMGHATNGGKRLRGFLVMETARLHDIPDATSIWAATAIESLHAYSLVHDDLPCMDDDDLRRGQPTVHKKWDEATAVLAGDALQTLSFELVTDPRAGTGEVRADLAQSLAIASGAQGMVLGQALDIAAETAKTPLTLNQITHLQQGKTGALIAWSAMAGARLAQADTTALRDYSHALGLAFQIADDVLDVEGDAETVGKATGKDADAGKATFVSLLGLDEAKRRANELVESASDALSVYGEDAEVLRQAAQFVVARKS; from the coding sequence ATGTTTCAAACGCGCCTCAAGGTGTGCGCCGCTGCAGTGCAAGCGCATTTTGATACTGTTTTGGGACGTCTCGATGACCTTCCTGTTGTTCAGGCCATGGGCCACGCCACCAACGGCGGCAAGCGGCTGCGCGGTTTTCTGGTGATGGAAACTGCGCGATTGCACGACATTCCTGACGCCACATCGATTTGGGCCGCAACAGCCATCGAATCGCTACACGCCTATTCACTGGTCCACGACGACCTGCCCTGCATGGACGACGATGACCTGCGCCGCGGCCAACCCACAGTGCACAAAAAATGGGACGAAGCGACGGCGGTTCTGGCCGGTGATGCCTTGCAAACGCTGTCTTTTGAACTTGTCACCGACCCCCGGGCTGGCACCGGTGAAGTGCGTGCGGATCTGGCGCAAAGCCTTGCCATCGCCAGCGGCGCGCAAGGCATGGTTTTGGGGCAAGCACTGGATATAGCCGCAGAAACCGCCAAAACCCCGTTAACGCTGAACCAAATCACCCACCTGCAACAAGGCAAGACCGGTGCGTTGATCGCATGGTCTGCTATGGCGGGTGCGCGTCTCGCTCAGGCTGATACCACAGCCTTGCGGGATTATTCCCATGCCCTTGGCCTCGCCTTTCAAATTGCCGATGACGTTCTTGACGTGGAAGGCGACGCGGAAACCGTGGGCAAGGCAACCGGAAAAGATGCTGATGCAGGCAAAGCCACATTCGTGTCCTTGCTGGGGCTAGACGAGGCGAAACGCCGCGCCAATGAGTTGGTGGAATCGGCCTCGGATGCCTTAAGTGTATATGGTGAGGACGCCGAAGTGCTGCGCCAAGCCGCCCAATTCGTCGTCGCACGCAAAAGCTAG
- a CDS encoding exodeoxyribonuclease VII small subunit has translation MSDTAVDEMSFEQAMAELEQVLGQLERGDVALDESIALYERGALLKKRCETKLKEAEEKVAAITLDSDGNPTGLKPVEGL, from the coding sequence ATGAGTGACACAGCTGTAGACGAGATGAGCTTTGAACAGGCTATGGCCGAACTGGAACAGGTTCTGGGCCAGCTGGAACGCGGCGATGTGGCGCTGGACGAATCCATCGCGCTTTACGAACGTGGTGCGCTTTTGAAAAAGCGGTGTGAGACAAAACTGAAAGAGGCCGAGGAAAAGGTGGCAGCCATCACCTTGGACAGCGACGGCAACCCCACAGGTTTGAAACCCGTCGAAGGGCTGTAA
- a CDS encoding histone deacetylase family protein has product MTTVLLSHTDCLSHVNPPGAPEQVARLHYILEALEDLDLIRTDAPMATDADLLRCHPQSHLDHIRNSIPADGYTALDADTSVSPGSLNAAYRAAGGAVKAVDMVMGGEVANAFVATRPPGHHAEQTTPMGFCLFGNVAIAAKHALDHHGLDRVAVVDFDVHHGNGTQALLQDDPRALVVTSQQMPLWPGTGDASERGPHDTIINLPLPPASDGAHAIDVYKSKVLPALIRFKPQMILISAGFDAHQDDPLANLNWSTDDFGKMTKMILQTAQDLCKGRVVSVLEGGYDLDALAASARVHVQELIKAAT; this is encoded by the coding sequence ATGACCACTGTCCTTCTGTCACACACCGACTGCCTGTCCCACGTGAATCCACCCGGCGCACCGGAACAGGTCGCGCGCCTGCACTATATTCTCGAAGCGCTTGAAGATCTGGACCTAATACGCACAGATGCTCCCATGGCCACGGATGCAGACCTGTTGCGCTGCCATCCGCAATCGCACCTCGACCACATTCGAAACAGCATTCCGGCAGACGGGTACACCGCCCTTGATGCCGACACCTCTGTGTCACCCGGATCACTGAACGCCGCCTACCGCGCGGCAGGTGGCGCTGTAAAAGCCGTCGATATGGTCATGGGCGGCGAAGTCGCAAACGCATTTGTTGCGACCCGCCCACCAGGGCACCACGCCGAACAAACAACGCCGATGGGGTTTTGCCTGTTTGGCAATGTCGCAATCGCCGCCAAACATGCGCTTGATCATCACGGCCTCGACCGCGTTGCTGTTGTCGATTTCGACGTCCACCACGGCAACGGCACCCAAGCACTGCTTCAAGACGATCCGCGCGCTTTGGTCGTGACCTCACAACAGATGCCGCTTTGGCCCGGCACCGGAGATGCATCCGAACGCGGGCCACATGATACAATCATCAATCTGCCCTTGCCGCCGGCGTCGGATGGCGCACATGCAATAGACGTCTACAAAAGCAAAGTCTTGCCTGCCTTGATCCGGTTCAAGCCCCAAATGATTTTGATTTCGGCGGGCTTTGATGCCCATCAGGACGATCCTTTGGCAAATCTCAATTGGTCTACCGATGACTTTGGCAAAATGACGAAAATGATCCTGCAAACTGCACAAGACCTGTGCAAAGGCCGGGTGGTATCGGTGTTGGAAGGCGGTTATGATCTGGATGCGCTGGCCGCTTCGGCACGCGTACATGTGCAAGAACTGATAAAGGCCGCGACATGA